In the Theobroma cacao cultivar B97-61/B2 chromosome 1, Criollo_cocoa_genome_V2, whole genome shotgun sequence genome, one interval contains:
- the LOC18613794 gene encoding uncharacterized protein LOC18613794 isoform X3: MAPLRSTGYVDPGWEHGIAQDERKKKVKCNYCGKIVSGGIFRLKQHLARLSGEVTHCEKVPEEVCLNMRKNLEGCRSGRKRRQSEYEQAALNFQSNEYNDAEEASAGYKHKGKKVMGDKNLVIKFTPLRSLGYVDPGWEHCVAQDEKKKRVKCNYCEKIISGGINRFKQHLARIPGEVAYCEKAPEEVYLKIKENMKWHRTGRRHRKPDTKEISAFYLHSDNEDEGGEEDGYLQCISKDILAIDDKVSDSDIRNNNVRGRSPGSSGNGAEPLLKRSRLDSVFLKSLKSQTSAHYKQTRAKIGFEKKTRREVISAICKFFYHAGIPSNAANSPYFHKMLEVVGQYGQGLQGPSSRIISGRLLQEEIANIKEYLAEFKASWAITGCSVMADSWNDAQGRTLINFLVSCPRGVCFLSSVDATDMIEDAANLFKLLDKAVDEVGEEYVVQVITRNTLSFRNAGKMLEEKRRNLFWTPCAVYCIDRMLEDFLNIKWVGECIDKAKKVTRFIYNNTWLLNFMKKEFTKGQELLKPAVTKFGTNFFTLQSMLDQRVGLKKMFQSNRWLSSRFSKLDEGKEVEKIVLNVTFWKKMQYVKKSLEPVAEVLQKIGSDEIRSMPFIYNDICRTKLAIKAIHGDDVRKFGPFWSVIENNWSSLFHHPLYVAAYFLNPSFRYCPDFLMNPEVIRGLNECIVRLESDNGKRISASMQIPDFVSAKADFGTDLAISTRSELDPASWWQQHGISCLELQRIAIRILSQRCSSIGCQHTWSVFDQVHSKRRNCLSRKRLNDHTYVHYNLRLRERQLGRKPDDLVSFDSAMLESVLDDWLVESEKQAMQEDEEIIYNEVEQFYGDDMDEHVSEEKRPTEMVTLASLVEPLDVNPAAGGVTTDDDGLDFLDDDLTD; encoded by the exons ATGGCCCCACTTCGGTCCACAGGATATGTTGACCCTGGATGGGAGCATGGGATTGCTCaagatgaaaggaaaaagaaggtTAAATGCAACTACTGTGGGAAAATAGTCAGTGGTGGAATATTCAGATTGAAGCAACATTTAGCCAGATTGTCTGGAGAAGTTACTCACTGTGAAAAGGTTCCTGAAGAAGTATGCTTGAATATGAGAAAGAACCTTGAAGGATGCCGTTCTGGTCGAAAACGAAGGCAATCAGAATATGAACAGGCTGCTCTAAATTTCCAATCTAATGAGTACAATGATGCAGAAGAAGCATCGGCAGGTTATAAACACAAAGGCAAGAAAGTGATGGGTGACAAGAACTTGGTCATCAAGTTTACCCCTCTTCGATCATTAGGATATGTGGACCCGGGATGGGAACATTGCGTTGCTCAAgatgagaagaagaaaagagtaaaatgCAACTATTgcgaaaaaataataagtggGGGCATAAATCGGTTTAAGCAACATCTTGCTAGGATCCCTGGAGAAGTTGCATATTGTGAAAAGGCACCTGAGGAGGTATAtctcaaaatcaaagaaaatatgaaatggCACCGTACTGGCAGAAGGCATCGAAAACCTGATACCAAGGAGATATCTGCTTTCTACTTGCACTCAGATAATGAGGATGAAGGTGGAGAGGAGGATGGGTATTTGCAATGTATAAGTAAGGACATACTGGCTATTGACGATAAAGTTTCTGATAGTGACATTAGAAATAATAATGTCAGAGGTAGATCTCCTGGTAGTAGTGGTAATGGTGCTGAACCACTACTTAAAAGATCAAGACTGGATTCGGTATTTTTAAAGTCGCTGAAAAGCCAGACATCAGCACACTACAAACAAACAAGAGCAAAAATAGGTTTCGAGAAGAAAACTCGCAGGGAAGTGATATCTGCTATATGCAAATTCTTTTATCATGCAGGAATCCCTTCTAATGCAGCAAACTCTCCGTACTTCCATAAAATGCTGGAAGTGGTTGGTCAGTATGGGCAGGGTTTGCAAGGTCCTTCAAGTCGAATCATATCTGGTCGTCTCCTTCAGGAAGAGATTGCTAATATTAAAGAGTATCTGGCGGAGTTTAAGGCATCTTGGGCTATTACTGGTTGTTCTGTCATGGCTGACAGTTGGAATGATGCACAAGGAAGGACCCTGATTAACTTTTTGGTCTCTTGTCCTCGCGGtgtttgttttctctcttctgTTGATGCAACTGATATGATAGAAGATGCTGCTAATCTCTTCAAGTTGTTAGACAAAGCAGTGGATGAGGTTGGCGAGGAATATGTAGTCCAG GTAATCACTAGGAACACTTTGAGTTTCAGGAATGCTGGAAAGATGCTTgaagagaaaaggagaaaTTTATTTTGGACACCATGTGCTGTCTATTGCATTGATAGAATGCTTGAGgattttttgaatataaaatggGTGGGAGAATGCATAGATAAAGCAAAAAAGGTGACAAGGTTTATTTATAACAATACCTGgttgttgaattttatgaagAAAGAATTTACGAAGGGACAGGAACTTCTTAAGCCAGCTGTCACCAAGTTTGGCActaattttttcactttacaGAGTATGTTGGACCAGAGGGTTGGTCTTAAGAAAATGTTCCAATCAAATCGATGGCTTTCCTCCCGCTTTTCCAAATTAGATGAAGGTAAAGAGGTTGAAAAAATTGTCTTAAATGTCACCTTTTGGAAGAAGATGCAGTATGTGAAGAAATCCTTAGAGCCAGTTGCTGAAGTTCTTCAAAAGATAGGTAGTGATGAAATCCGATCAATGCCATTTATCTATAATGACATATGTAGAACAAAGCTTGCAATTAAAGCCATTCATGGTGATGATGTGCGCAAATTTGGACCTTTCTGGAGTGTGATTGAAAACAATTGGAGTTCATTGTTCCATCATCCTCTTTATGTTGCTGCATACTTTCTCAATCCATCCTTCCGTTACTGCCCAGATTTTCTGATG AATCCTGAAGTAATTCGTGGTCTAAATGAGTGTATTGTTCGATTGGAGTCAGACAATGGGAAAAGGATTTCTGCATCCATGCAG ATACCTGATTTTGTGTCGGCAAAAGCTGATTTTGGAACTGATTTGGCCATAAGTACTAGAAGTGAGCTTGATCCAG CTTCATGGTGGCAACAACATGGGATAAGTTGCTTAGAGCTGCAACGAATCGCCATACGCATACTAAGCCAGAGATGTTCATCGATTGGATGTCAGCATACCTGGAGTGTGTTTGATCAAGTTCACAGCAAAAGACGCAACTGTTTGTCTCGGAAGAGATTGAATGACCACACCTATGTTCATTACAACTTGCGACTGAGAGAACGCCAACTAGGAAGGAAGCCTGATGATTTGGTTTCCTTTGACAGTGCCATGTTAGAAAGTGTATTAGATGACTGGCTTGTGGAGTCAGAGAAGCAAGCCATGCAAGAAGATGAG GAGATTATTTATAATGAGGTGGAACAATTTTATGGAGATGATATGGATGAACATGTGAGTGAAGAAAAGAGACCTACAGAAATGGTCACGTTAGCTAGTTTGGTTGAACCATTGGATGTTAATCCTGCTGCTGGAGGTGTTACCACTGATGATGATGGTCTCGATTTTCTTGATGATGATTTGACGGATTAG
- the LOC18613794 gene encoding uncharacterized protein LOC18613794 isoform X2, whose protein sequence is MQGDEARLLLGFPPNSRPTPSQVKAAYRKKVWESHPDLFPVHEKPKAESKFKLIFEAYTCLQSGYVDPGWEHGIAQDERKKKVKCNYCGKIVSGGIFRLKQHLARLSGEVTHCEKVPEEVCLNMRKNLEGCRSGRKRRQSEYEQAALNFQSNEYNDAEEASAGYKHKGKKVMGDKNLVIKFTPLRSLGYVDPGWEHCVAQDEKKKRVKCNYCEKIISGGINRFKQHLARIPGEVAYCEKAPEEVYLKIKENMKWHRTGRRHRKPDTKEISAFYLHSDNEDEGGEEDGYLQCISKDILAIDDKVSDSDIRNNNVRGRSPGSSGNGAEPLLKRSRLDSVFLKSLKSQTSAHYKQTRAKIGFEKKTRREVISAICKFFYHAGIPSNAANSPYFHKMLEVVGQYGQGLQGPSSRIISGRLLQEEIANIKEYLAEFKASWAITGCSVMADSWNDAQGRTLINFLVSCPRGVCFLSSVDATDMIEDAANLFKLLDKAVDEVGEEYVVQVITRNTLSFRNAGKMLEEKRRNLFWTPCAVYCIDRMLEDFLNIKWVGECIDKAKKVTRFIYNNTWLLNFMKKEFTKGQELLKPAVTKFGTNFFTLQSMLDQRVGLKKMFQSNRWLSSRFSKLDEGKEVEKIVLNVTFWKKMQYVKKSLEPVAEVLQKIGSDEIRSMPFIYNDICRTKLAIKAIHGDDVRKFGPFWSVIENNWSSLFHHPLYVAAYFLNPSFRYCPDFLMNPEVIRGLNECIVRLESDNGKRISASMQIPDFVSAKADFGTDLAISTRSELDPASWWQQHGISCLELQRIAIRILSQRCSSIGCQHTWSVFDQVHSKRRNCLSRKRLNDHTYVHYNLRLRERQLGRKPDDLVSFDSAMLESVLDDWLVESEKQAMQEDEEIIYNEVEQFYGDDMDEHVSEEKRPTEMVTLASLVEPLDVNPAAGGVTTDDDGLDFLDDDLTD, encoded by the exons ATGCAGGGCGATGAAGCCAGACTCTTGCTAGGCTTCCCCCCTAATTCTCGCCCTACTCCTTCTCAG GTAAAAGCAGCTTATAGAAAGAAAGTATGGGAGTCGCATCCTGACTTGTTTCCTGTTCACGAAAAACCTAAGGCGGAGTCTAAGTTCAAGTTG ATTTTTGAAGCTTATACTTGCCTACAGTCTG GATATGTTGACCCTGGATGGGAGCATGGGATTGCTCaagatgaaaggaaaaagaaggtTAAATGCAACTACTGTGGGAAAATAGTCAGTGGTGGAATATTCAGATTGAAGCAACATTTAGCCAGATTGTCTGGAGAAGTTACTCACTGTGAAAAGGTTCCTGAAGAAGTATGCTTGAATATGAGAAAGAACCTTGAAGGATGCCGTTCTGGTCGAAAACGAAGGCAATCAGAATATGAACAGGCTGCTCTAAATTTCCAATCTAATGAGTACAATGATGCAGAAGAAGCATCGGCAGGTTATAAACACAAAGGCAAGAAAGTGATGGGTGACAAGAACTTGGTCATCAAGTTTACCCCTCTTCGATCATTAGGATATGTGGACCCGGGATGGGAACATTGCGTTGCTCAAgatgagaagaagaaaagagtaaaatgCAACTATTgcgaaaaaataataagtggGGGCATAAATCGGTTTAAGCAACATCTTGCTAGGATCCCTGGAGAAGTTGCATATTGTGAAAAGGCACCTGAGGAGGTATAtctcaaaatcaaagaaaatatgaaatggCACCGTACTGGCAGAAGGCATCGAAAACCTGATACCAAGGAGATATCTGCTTTCTACTTGCACTCAGATAATGAGGATGAAGGTGGAGAGGAGGATGGGTATTTGCAATGTATAAGTAAGGACATACTGGCTATTGACGATAAAGTTTCTGATAGTGACATTAGAAATAATAATGTCAGAGGTAGATCTCCTGGTAGTAGTGGTAATGGTGCTGAACCACTACTTAAAAGATCAAGACTGGATTCGGTATTTTTAAAGTCGCTGAAAAGCCAGACATCAGCACACTACAAACAAACAAGAGCAAAAATAGGTTTCGAGAAGAAAACTCGCAGGGAAGTGATATCTGCTATATGCAAATTCTTTTATCATGCAGGAATCCCTTCTAATGCAGCAAACTCTCCGTACTTCCATAAAATGCTGGAAGTGGTTGGTCAGTATGGGCAGGGTTTGCAAGGTCCTTCAAGTCGAATCATATCTGGTCGTCTCCTTCAGGAAGAGATTGCTAATATTAAAGAGTATCTGGCGGAGTTTAAGGCATCTTGGGCTATTACTGGTTGTTCTGTCATGGCTGACAGTTGGAATGATGCACAAGGAAGGACCCTGATTAACTTTTTGGTCTCTTGTCCTCGCGGtgtttgttttctctcttctgTTGATGCAACTGATATGATAGAAGATGCTGCTAATCTCTTCAAGTTGTTAGACAAAGCAGTGGATGAGGTTGGCGAGGAATATGTAGTCCAG GTAATCACTAGGAACACTTTGAGTTTCAGGAATGCTGGAAAGATGCTTgaagagaaaaggagaaaTTTATTTTGGACACCATGTGCTGTCTATTGCATTGATAGAATGCTTGAGgattttttgaatataaaatggGTGGGAGAATGCATAGATAAAGCAAAAAAGGTGACAAGGTTTATTTATAACAATACCTGgttgttgaattttatgaagAAAGAATTTACGAAGGGACAGGAACTTCTTAAGCCAGCTGTCACCAAGTTTGGCActaattttttcactttacaGAGTATGTTGGACCAGAGGGTTGGTCTTAAGAAAATGTTCCAATCAAATCGATGGCTTTCCTCCCGCTTTTCCAAATTAGATGAAGGTAAAGAGGTTGAAAAAATTGTCTTAAATGTCACCTTTTGGAAGAAGATGCAGTATGTGAAGAAATCCTTAGAGCCAGTTGCTGAAGTTCTTCAAAAGATAGGTAGTGATGAAATCCGATCAATGCCATTTATCTATAATGACATATGTAGAACAAAGCTTGCAATTAAAGCCATTCATGGTGATGATGTGCGCAAATTTGGACCTTTCTGGAGTGTGATTGAAAACAATTGGAGTTCATTGTTCCATCATCCTCTTTATGTTGCTGCATACTTTCTCAATCCATCCTTCCGTTACTGCCCAGATTTTCTGATG AATCCTGAAGTAATTCGTGGTCTAAATGAGTGTATTGTTCGATTGGAGTCAGACAATGGGAAAAGGATTTCTGCATCCATGCAG ATACCTGATTTTGTGTCGGCAAAAGCTGATTTTGGAACTGATTTGGCCATAAGTACTAGAAGTGAGCTTGATCCAG CTTCATGGTGGCAACAACATGGGATAAGTTGCTTAGAGCTGCAACGAATCGCCATACGCATACTAAGCCAGAGATGTTCATCGATTGGATGTCAGCATACCTGGAGTGTGTTTGATCAAGTTCACAGCAAAAGACGCAACTGTTTGTCTCGGAAGAGATTGAATGACCACACCTATGTTCATTACAACTTGCGACTGAGAGAACGCCAACTAGGAAGGAAGCCTGATGATTTGGTTTCCTTTGACAGTGCCATGTTAGAAAGTGTATTAGATGACTGGCTTGTGGAGTCAGAGAAGCAAGCCATGCAAGAAGATGAG GAGATTATTTATAATGAGGTGGAACAATTTTATGGAGATGATATGGATGAACATGTGAGTGAAGAAAAGAGACCTACAGAAATGGTCACGTTAGCTAGTTTGGTTGAACCATTGGATGTTAATCCTGCTGCTGGAGGTGTTACCACTGATGATGATGGTCTCGATTTTCTTGATGATGATTTGACGGATTAG
- the LOC18613794 gene encoding uncharacterized protein LOC18613794 isoform X1: MQGDEARLLLGFPPNSRPTPSQVKAAYRKKVWESHPDLFPVHEKPKAESKFKLIFEAYTCLQSEMAPLRSTGYVDPGWEHGIAQDERKKKVKCNYCGKIVSGGIFRLKQHLARLSGEVTHCEKVPEEVCLNMRKNLEGCRSGRKRRQSEYEQAALNFQSNEYNDAEEASAGYKHKGKKVMGDKNLVIKFTPLRSLGYVDPGWEHCVAQDEKKKRVKCNYCEKIISGGINRFKQHLARIPGEVAYCEKAPEEVYLKIKENMKWHRTGRRHRKPDTKEISAFYLHSDNEDEGGEEDGYLQCISKDILAIDDKVSDSDIRNNNVRGRSPGSSGNGAEPLLKRSRLDSVFLKSLKSQTSAHYKQTRAKIGFEKKTRREVISAICKFFYHAGIPSNAANSPYFHKMLEVVGQYGQGLQGPSSRIISGRLLQEEIANIKEYLAEFKASWAITGCSVMADSWNDAQGRTLINFLVSCPRGVCFLSSVDATDMIEDAANLFKLLDKAVDEVGEEYVVQVITRNTLSFRNAGKMLEEKRRNLFWTPCAVYCIDRMLEDFLNIKWVGECIDKAKKVTRFIYNNTWLLNFMKKEFTKGQELLKPAVTKFGTNFFTLQSMLDQRVGLKKMFQSNRWLSSRFSKLDEGKEVEKIVLNVTFWKKMQYVKKSLEPVAEVLQKIGSDEIRSMPFIYNDICRTKLAIKAIHGDDVRKFGPFWSVIENNWSSLFHHPLYVAAYFLNPSFRYCPDFLMNPEVIRGLNECIVRLESDNGKRISASMQIPDFVSAKADFGTDLAISTRSELDPASWWQQHGISCLELQRIAIRILSQRCSSIGCQHTWSVFDQVHSKRRNCLSRKRLNDHTYVHYNLRLRERQLGRKPDDLVSFDSAMLESVLDDWLVESEKQAMQEDEEIIYNEVEQFYGDDMDEHVSEEKRPTEMVTLASLVEPLDVNPAAGGVTTDDDGLDFLDDDLTD, encoded by the exons ATGCAGGGCGATGAAGCCAGACTCTTGCTAGGCTTCCCCCCTAATTCTCGCCCTACTCCTTCTCAG GTAAAAGCAGCTTATAGAAAGAAAGTATGGGAGTCGCATCCTGACTTGTTTCCTGTTCACGAAAAACCTAAGGCGGAGTCTAAGTTCAAGTTG ATTTTTGAAGCTTATACTTGCCTACAGTCTG AGATGGCCCCACTTCGGTCCACAGGATATGTTGACCCTGGATGGGAGCATGGGATTGCTCaagatgaaaggaaaaagaaggtTAAATGCAACTACTGTGGGAAAATAGTCAGTGGTGGAATATTCAGATTGAAGCAACATTTAGCCAGATTGTCTGGAGAAGTTACTCACTGTGAAAAGGTTCCTGAAGAAGTATGCTTGAATATGAGAAAGAACCTTGAAGGATGCCGTTCTGGTCGAAAACGAAGGCAATCAGAATATGAACAGGCTGCTCTAAATTTCCAATCTAATGAGTACAATGATGCAGAAGAAGCATCGGCAGGTTATAAACACAAAGGCAAGAAAGTGATGGGTGACAAGAACTTGGTCATCAAGTTTACCCCTCTTCGATCATTAGGATATGTGGACCCGGGATGGGAACATTGCGTTGCTCAAgatgagaagaagaaaagagtaaaatgCAACTATTgcgaaaaaataataagtggGGGCATAAATCGGTTTAAGCAACATCTTGCTAGGATCCCTGGAGAAGTTGCATATTGTGAAAAGGCACCTGAGGAGGTATAtctcaaaatcaaagaaaatatgaaatggCACCGTACTGGCAGAAGGCATCGAAAACCTGATACCAAGGAGATATCTGCTTTCTACTTGCACTCAGATAATGAGGATGAAGGTGGAGAGGAGGATGGGTATTTGCAATGTATAAGTAAGGACATACTGGCTATTGACGATAAAGTTTCTGATAGTGACATTAGAAATAATAATGTCAGAGGTAGATCTCCTGGTAGTAGTGGTAATGGTGCTGAACCACTACTTAAAAGATCAAGACTGGATTCGGTATTTTTAAAGTCGCTGAAAAGCCAGACATCAGCACACTACAAACAAACAAGAGCAAAAATAGGTTTCGAGAAGAAAACTCGCAGGGAAGTGATATCTGCTATATGCAAATTCTTTTATCATGCAGGAATCCCTTCTAATGCAGCAAACTCTCCGTACTTCCATAAAATGCTGGAAGTGGTTGGTCAGTATGGGCAGGGTTTGCAAGGTCCTTCAAGTCGAATCATATCTGGTCGTCTCCTTCAGGAAGAGATTGCTAATATTAAAGAGTATCTGGCGGAGTTTAAGGCATCTTGGGCTATTACTGGTTGTTCTGTCATGGCTGACAGTTGGAATGATGCACAAGGAAGGACCCTGATTAACTTTTTGGTCTCTTGTCCTCGCGGtgtttgttttctctcttctgTTGATGCAACTGATATGATAGAAGATGCTGCTAATCTCTTCAAGTTGTTAGACAAAGCAGTGGATGAGGTTGGCGAGGAATATGTAGTCCAG GTAATCACTAGGAACACTTTGAGTTTCAGGAATGCTGGAAAGATGCTTgaagagaaaaggagaaaTTTATTTTGGACACCATGTGCTGTCTATTGCATTGATAGAATGCTTGAGgattttttgaatataaaatggGTGGGAGAATGCATAGATAAAGCAAAAAAGGTGACAAGGTTTATTTATAACAATACCTGgttgttgaattttatgaagAAAGAATTTACGAAGGGACAGGAACTTCTTAAGCCAGCTGTCACCAAGTTTGGCActaattttttcactttacaGAGTATGTTGGACCAGAGGGTTGGTCTTAAGAAAATGTTCCAATCAAATCGATGGCTTTCCTCCCGCTTTTCCAAATTAGATGAAGGTAAAGAGGTTGAAAAAATTGTCTTAAATGTCACCTTTTGGAAGAAGATGCAGTATGTGAAGAAATCCTTAGAGCCAGTTGCTGAAGTTCTTCAAAAGATAGGTAGTGATGAAATCCGATCAATGCCATTTATCTATAATGACATATGTAGAACAAAGCTTGCAATTAAAGCCATTCATGGTGATGATGTGCGCAAATTTGGACCTTTCTGGAGTGTGATTGAAAACAATTGGAGTTCATTGTTCCATCATCCTCTTTATGTTGCTGCATACTTTCTCAATCCATCCTTCCGTTACTGCCCAGATTTTCTGATG AATCCTGAAGTAATTCGTGGTCTAAATGAGTGTATTGTTCGATTGGAGTCAGACAATGGGAAAAGGATTTCTGCATCCATGCAG ATACCTGATTTTGTGTCGGCAAAAGCTGATTTTGGAACTGATTTGGCCATAAGTACTAGAAGTGAGCTTGATCCAG CTTCATGGTGGCAACAACATGGGATAAGTTGCTTAGAGCTGCAACGAATCGCCATACGCATACTAAGCCAGAGATGTTCATCGATTGGATGTCAGCATACCTGGAGTGTGTTTGATCAAGTTCACAGCAAAAGACGCAACTGTTTGTCTCGGAAGAGATTGAATGACCACACCTATGTTCATTACAACTTGCGACTGAGAGAACGCCAACTAGGAAGGAAGCCTGATGATTTGGTTTCCTTTGACAGTGCCATGTTAGAAAGTGTATTAGATGACTGGCTTGTGGAGTCAGAGAAGCAAGCCATGCAAGAAGATGAG GAGATTATTTATAATGAGGTGGAACAATTTTATGGAGATGATATGGATGAACATGTGAGTGAAGAAAAGAGACCTACAGAAATGGTCACGTTAGCTAGTTTGGTTGAACCATTGGATGTTAATCCTGCTGCTGGAGGTGTTACCACTGATGATGATGGTCTCGATTTTCTTGATGATGATTTGACGGATTAG